The following are from one region of the Fusarium verticillioides 7600 chromosome 1, whole genome shotgun sequence genome:
- a CDS encoding CAMK/CAMK1/CAMK1-RCK protein kinase (At least one base has a quality score < 10) encodes MRQLDHPNIIKLVEFSESRQYYYIILELAPGGELFHQIVRLTYFSEELSRHVIVQVAKALEYLHEEKGVVHRDIKPENILFEPIPMVPSKHPKPKQPGDEDKVDEGEFIPGQGAGGIGRIKIADFGLSKIVWDNQTMTPCGTVGYTAPEIVKDERYSKSVDMWALGCVLYTLLCGFPPFYDESIEVLTEKVAKGQYTFLSPWWDEISKSAQDLISHLLTVDPEKRFTITEFLAHPWIAGNGPTPRDEMKKSDGMLRAFDATKFEESGKRYDFRSPGAVNLREVFDVGYAVHRQEEEGKRRAQIGPKGTPARFLGGLNEEDEDDDVMQIDGQDNTGAKPNAATQALEQSMRKANIRDQEQQQQSRGRERERAERGYGQHSATVAAAARQQVRERNRQRGAFELNLDNATLLGKRNKKVPVMGV; translated from the exons ATGCGCCAACTTGACCACCCCAATATTATCAAGCTCGTCGAATTCTCCGAATCGAGGCAATATTATTACATCATTCTGGAGCTAGCCCCTGGTGGTGAACTTTTCCACCAGATCGTCCGCTTGACATATTTTAGCGAGGAGCTTTCTCGACACGTCATTGTTCAAGTGGCTAAGGCTCTTGAATATCTCCACgaggagaagggtgttgtTCATCG CGAcatcaagcccgagaacATTCTGTTTGAGCCCATTCCTATGGTGCCCTCTAAGCACCCGAAGCCTAAGCAGCCcggcgatgaggacaaggttgatgagggcgagTTCATTCCCGGCCAAGGTGCCGGTGGTATCGGTCGCATCAAGATCGCCGATTTTGGTCTCTCCAAGATTGTTTGGGATAACCAGACAATGACGCCTTGCGGAACTGTTGGCTACACAGCGCCTGAGATCGTAAAGGACGAGCGATACTCCAAGTCTGTCGATATGTGGGCGCTAGGATGTGTGCTATACACTCTGCTTTGCGGTTTCCCACCATTCTACGATGAAAGTATCGAGGTGCTCACTGAGAAAGTTGCCAAGGGTCAATACACTTTCTTGTCTCCATGGTGGGACGAGATCTCAAAGTCTGCCCAGGATCTTATCAGCCATCTCTTGACTGTGGATCCTGAGAAGCGATTTACGATTACCGAGTTCCTCGCTCACCCATGGATTGCCGGAAACGGACCTACTCcccgagatgagatgaagaagtctgATGGTATGCTCCGGGCCTTTGATGCTACGAAATTCGAAGAGTCTGGCAAGCGATACGACTTCCGATCTCCTGGCGCTGTTAACCTGCGTGAGGTCTTCGATGTCGGTTATGCTGTCCATcgtcaggaggaagagggcaagCGAAGGGCGCAGATTGGCCCCAAGGGCACACCAGCACGCTTCCTCGGCGGCCTCaacgaggaagatgaagacgatgatgtcaTGCAGATCGATGGTCAAGATAACACCGGTGCCAAGCCCAACGCAGCGACTCAGGCCCTTGAGCAAAGTATGCGAAAGGCCAACATCCGAGATCaagagcaacagcaacaatCTCGGGGTCGTGAGCGGGAGCGTGCTGAGAGAGGTTACGGCCAACATTCGGCAACAGTCGCCGCGGCTGCTCGACAGCAGGTACGTGAACGCAATCGCCAGCGAGGAGCATTCgagctcaaccttgacaacgCTACCCTCCTGGGTAAGCGAAACAAGAAGGTTCCTGTCATGGGGGTATAG